A genomic region of Thermoanaerobaculia bacterium contains the following coding sequences:
- a CDS encoding RNA-binding protein, with the protein MKLYVGNLSYDTSEDELRDAFAAYGDVASAKIITDRDTGRSKGFGFVEFNDDDSARKAMSAMNGADLRGRALTVNEARPQAERPRGGMGGGREKSGSGSGYRGGNRY; encoded by the coding sequence ATGAAGCTGTATGTGGGCAACCTCTCGTACGACACCTCCGAGGACGAGCTGCGCGACGCATTCGCCGCGTATGGCGACGTCGCTTCGGCGAAGATCATCACGGACCGCGACACCGGCCGCTCCAAGGGCTTCGGTTTCGTCGAGTTCAACGACGACGACTCCGCGCGCAAGGCAATGTCGGCCATGAACGGCGCCGACCTCCGCGGGCGCGCGTTGACGGTCAACGAGGCCCGTCCGCAGGCGGAACGGCCGCGCGGCGGAATGGGCGGAGGACGCGAGAAATCGGGATCGGGGTCGGGATACCGGGGCGGGAACCGGTACTGA
- a CDS encoding protein kinase — MFRQSDRPTGPMVEPPAGKGELPFAPGKMLGSRYRILSVLGYGGMGVVYRALDLTLDLEIALKRLRPDKISPHKRELLRREIILSRKVTHENVCRIYDLQEIDGVEYVSMEYIRGKALKDIEEAEGILPLGRGLSIGKGICRGLAAAHRIGVLHRDLKPENVIVDEDGRPRLMDFGIAIDRGQSWTEKSGTVPGTPQFLAPELLRGAAPDVRTDIYALGVLLFEMFTGQVPFDHPETTALVRKVLDEKAPDVTSLRPDFPPPLAAMIDRLIAKDPEARFASAEEVAAEIERYEGAYLDSVLREVSVARAKSVKLMVMLEANKALAATFDPTEILQIILRTATQETDAERGTIFLVEPETRDLVSQILEGGAVNPIRVPWGQGIAGACAAEGRPIMTLDAAADPRHDRGPDSTSGFRTVSLLAVPMKAPSGEIAGVIEVLNKRRGAFTPEDEEFLTAVAEHAALAVESSRQHRAAMAEAAANARESVLRGIRPLLFPAEWPAAPGFDSAPLRWRAEATGLLGFDAIAHGGALTLFIAEDPRSPDEGLADLLGAMGEFRARGAREPLEALLAPLAGRVARLAAARLDAAQATLCAAGAPLPSVFSKGRLVPFPSEQRSAVACATVPLGSGDLVLIASEGLGSMEGNRGGEEEKQLQRAARLVDRDTVSGAFMDMVVRWKAEGRRPRERDVVLLGARRL, encoded by the coding sequence ATGTTCCGACAGAGCGATCGACCCACCGGGCCGATGGTGGAGCCCCCCGCCGGAAAGGGCGAGCTCCCCTTCGCCCCCGGAAAAATGCTGGGATCCCGGTACCGGATTCTTTCCGTCCTCGGGTACGGCGGCATGGGGGTCGTCTACCGCGCCCTCGACCTGACACTCGACCTCGAGATCGCCTTGAAGCGGCTGCGCCCCGACAAGATCTCCCCGCACAAGCGGGAGCTCCTGCGGCGCGAGATCATCCTCTCCCGCAAGGTGACGCACGAGAACGTCTGCCGCATCTACGACCTGCAGGAAATCGACGGCGTCGAGTACGTCTCGATGGAATACATCCGGGGGAAGGCCCTGAAGGACATCGAGGAAGCGGAGGGAATCCTTCCGCTCGGCCGCGGGCTCTCGATCGGGAAGGGAATCTGCCGCGGGCTCGCCGCCGCCCACCGGATCGGGGTCCTCCACCGCGACCTCAAACCGGAAAACGTGATCGTGGACGAGGATGGCCGGCCGCGGCTGATGGATTTCGGAATCGCGATCGACCGGGGGCAGTCCTGGACGGAGAAGTCGGGGACGGTCCCCGGCACGCCGCAGTTCCTCGCGCCCGAGCTCCTGCGCGGAGCCGCGCCCGATGTCCGCACCGACATCTACGCTCTCGGCGTCCTCCTCTTCGAGATGTTCACGGGCCAGGTGCCGTTCGACCATCCGGAGACGACGGCGCTCGTCCGGAAGGTCCTCGACGAAAAGGCGCCGGACGTCACCTCGCTGCGTCCCGACTTCCCGCCGCCGCTCGCGGCGATGATCGATCGGCTGATCGCGAAGGATCCCGAGGCGCGCTTCGCTTCGGCGGAGGAGGTCGCGGCCGAGATCGAGAGATACGAGGGCGCCTATCTCGACAGCGTTCTGCGCGAGGTCTCCGTCGCGCGCGCGAAGAGCGTCAAGCTGATGGTGATGCTCGAGGCGAACAAGGCTCTCGCCGCGACGTTCGATCCGACCGAGATCCTCCAGATCATCCTGCGGACCGCGACCCAGGAGACCGATGCGGAACGCGGCACGATCTTCCTCGTCGAACCGGAGACCCGCGATCTCGTGTCGCAGATCCTCGAAGGGGGCGCGGTCAACCCGATCCGGGTTCCGTGGGGGCAGGGGATCGCCGGCGCCTGCGCCGCGGAAGGAAGGCCGATCATGACCCTCGACGCGGCGGCGGATCCCCGGCACGACCGGGGTCCCGACTCGACCTCCGGCTTCCGCACCGTTTCGCTCCTCGCCGTCCCGATGAAGGCGCCGTCGGGCGAGATCGCGGGGGTGATCGAGGTCCTCAACAAGCGCCGCGGCGCGTTCACGCCCGAGGACGAGGAGTTCCTGACGGCGGTCGCCGAGCACGCCGCACTCGCGGTCGAGAGCTCCCGCCAGCATCGGGCGGCGATGGCCGAGGCGGCGGCGAACGCGCGCGAGTCGGTCCTCCGCGGAATCCGCCCGCTTCTCTTTCCCGCCGAATGGCCCGCGGCTCCCGGCTTCGACTCCGCCCCGCTGCGCTGGCGCGCCGAGGCCACCGGCCTGCTGGGGTTCGACGCGATCGCGCACGGCGGAGCGCTGACCCTTTTCATCGCCGAGGATCCTCGTTCTCCCGACGAAGGGCTCGCCGATCTCCTCGGCGCGATGGGCGAGTTTCGGGCGCGTGGGGCCCGGGAACCCCTCGAGGCGCTCCTGGCCCCGCTCGCGGGACGCGTCGCCCGGCTCGCCGCCGCCCGCCTCGACGCGGCGCAGGCGACGCTCTGCGCGGCGGGTGCCCCGCTCCCCTCGGTCTTCTCCAAAGGAAGGCTCGTCCCGTTTCCGTCGGAACAGAGGAGCGCGGTGGCCTGCGCGACCGTCCCGCTCGGGAGTGGAGACCTCGTTCTGATCGCCTCGGAAGGCCTGGGAAGCATGGAGGGCAACCGCGGCGGGGAGGAAGAAAAGCAGCTCCAGCGCGCCGCCCGCCTCGTCGACCGCGACACGGTTTCCGGGGCGTTCATGGACATGGTGGTCCGTTGGAAGGCGGAGGGCCGCCGGCCGCGCGAACGGGACGTGGTTCTCCTGGGCGCCCGCCGGCTGTAG